Proteins co-encoded in one Cucurbita pepo subsp. pepo cultivar mu-cu-16 chromosome LG15, ASM280686v2, whole genome shotgun sequence genomic window:
- the LOC111811786 gene encoding fasciclin-like arabinogalactan protein 7 produces the protein MEFSMIFTVCSALLLLSSSSADAQTASPPSLSPAPAPAPASDFVNLTDLLTVAGPFHTFLSYLQSTKVIDTFQNQANNTEEGVTIFVPKDSAFSAQKKPSLSNLTDDQLKSLILFHGLPHFYTLSEFRNLSLQNPITTFAGGQYSLNFTDVSGSIHIGSGWTNTKVSSSVHSSDPVAVYQVDKVLLPEAIFGTDIPPTPAPAPAPDIAPSADAPSADSDGKTAPSSEPKPSSSNRIINWGSLIHIVLAISGGFLF, from the coding sequence ATGGAATTTTCCATGATTTTCACTGTTTGTAGTGCATTGTTGCTTCTGAGTTCTTCATCTGCAGATGCCCAAACAGCCAGCCCACCATCACTTAGCCCAGCCCCAGCACCAGCGCCAGCCTCAGATTTTGTTAACCTCACAGATCTGCTCACTGTGGCTGGTCCATTTCACACCTTCCTCAGCTACCTCCAATCCACCAAAGTTATTGACACCTTCCAAAACCAAGCCAATAACACAGAGGAAGGAGTGACTATCTTTGTCCCAAAAGACAGCGCTTTCTCGGCGCAAAAGAAACCGTCTCTCTCGAACCTCACCGACGATCAGCTCAAATCTCTCATCCTATTTCATGGCTTGCCACATTTCTATACCCTTTCTGAATTTAGGAACCTCAGCCTTCAGAATCCGATCACGACATTCGCCGGTGGGCAGTACAGTTTGAACTTCACAGACGTTTCAGGGTCTATCCACATTGGCTCTGGCTGGACTAACACAAAAGTGAGTAGCAGTGTGCATTCAAGTGACCCTGTAGCAGTTTACCAAGTTGACAAAGTTCTGCTGCCTGAGGCAATCTTCGGAACCGATATCCCGCCCACCCCAGCACCGGCACCGGCACCCGATATCGCTCCTTCTGCAGATGCTCCTTCAGCTGATAGTGATGGAAAGACTGCTCCATCTTCAGAACCAAAGCCATCATCTTCCAACAGGATCATCAACTGGGGGAGTTTGATTCACATTGTTTTGGCAATTTCAGgtggatttttgttttga